A single window of Salvelinus namaycush isolate Seneca chromosome 11, SaNama_1.0, whole genome shotgun sequence DNA harbors:
- the LOC120055271 gene encoding probable G-protein coupled receptor 141, with product MGNESNTSCDNIDDNVIPKSYRYALLSIYTIVLIGGIISMSLMINNIKSNACSVTTTAVLNLIMVHILFLLTVPFRLYFYAAGEWHLGPNFCKVVSAMILAHMYLAFIFYVIILVIRYLDFFRSSKQVFYRRLHALGASAAVWGLILIVVVPLTAVKYGSSIDSNTTTSDNQCFNFGGIFDEKHAVAVLNYILSALIIILTLALACCQMCILWCVYRTHRAMIFSQQEFWAQIKSIFFMLAIIVCFVPYNIFRIYYVSHFNANLQVKNEIALAVTTFSCFDMLTFMGRGSFRPCDTICCDYQY from the coding sequence ATGGGGAATGAGAGCAATACATCTTGCGACAACATAGATGACAATGTCATACCTAAATCATACAGATATGCATTGCTGTCAATATACACTATTGTGCTTATTGGAGGGATCATCAGCATGTCCCTCATGATCAACAACATCAAGTCCAACGCCTGCTCGGTGACCACCACAGCCGTGTTGAACCTGATCATGGTCCACATCCTCTTTCTTCTGACCGTGCCCTTCCGCCTCTACTTCTACGCGGCCGGCGAGTGGCATCTCGGTCCTAACTTCTGCAAGGTGGTCAGTGCCATGATCCTCGCTCACATGTACCTAGCCTTCATCTTCTACGTGATAATTCTGGTGATCCGCTATCTCGACTTCTTCAGGAGTTCTAAGCAGGTGTTCTACAGGAGGCTACATGCCCTAGGGGCCAGTGCTGCTGTCTGGGGCCTCATTCTCATTGTGGTGGTCCCTTTAACTGCTGTGAAATATGGATCATCTATAGACAGTAACACAACCACCAGTGACAATCAGTGCTTTAACTTTGGAGGGATTTTTGATGAGAAACATGCTGTGGCTGTGCTGAACTACATCCTCAGTGCTCTCATCATCATACTTACATTAGCTCTGGCCTGTTGTCAGATGTGTATTCTGTGGTGTGTGTACAGAACTCACAGGGCGATGATCTTCTCGCAACAGGAGTTTTGGGCTCAAATCAAAAGTATTTTCTTTATGCTGGCCATTATAGTATGCTTTGTTCCATACAATATATTCAGGATTTACTATGTGAGTCATTTTAATGCCAATCTCCAGGTAAAGAATGAGATTGCTCTCGCTGTCACAACATTCAGCTGCTTTGACATGCTGACTTTTATGGGGAGAGGGTCATTCAGACCCTGTGATACAATATGCTGTGATTATCAATACTGA